In Sciurus carolinensis chromosome 16, mSciCar1.2, whole genome shotgun sequence, the genomic window CAAGTGGAAAAGGCCCAGCAAATCAGGTAATAGCGAGTTAGCTCCAAGGCGCATGCGCTATCCCAGGTCGGCGCACGTCTGTGACGTCACGCTCGGCGCCATCTCTGTACTACCAAGGAGTCCGACTTCAGCTGCCCACCCGACAGTGTCAGTGGACTGCGCTTACCGCGCGGCTTGGGGCACTAAGAACCTTTTCAGCCGAAAATTTGCAGAGAGAGACTGCTGATGGCTGAGAGCAGCTGAACAGAGTGACGAGAGGGAAAGCGTCAACGACGCTGAGGGAGACGTCATCAGAGCGCACCGGAAACGGCCCGACAATGAAGAGTAAGGGGTTGAGGGCCACGGTATTGGTGTGGGGTGGGCATGTGAAGGTTCAAGAACTTGGTGCTGGTGGGTGAAATGAGTCAGGACTACCTGACTACAATGGGAATTGTCCCACCTTACATAAAAGGTAATTCAGCCTCTGAGCTAGGATCTGATGTCAAGAGTAGAAAGCAGACGCTCCTGGAGACTCATCTGCGCTGTGCGGTGCTGGAGCCGGAGGGCCCACGAGATTGGCCAAATGTAGCCACTACCTTTCTGGGTATCTGCGGTCCAGGCCCTGCTCTCTGCCCCGTTTTTCCACCTTTGACTCGTGTAGAGTGCAGGGAGCCGCCGGGGAAGCATCGTGAACCAAGGGCTTTGGGATTTGAACCGAAAAGAGATGTGCTAAGGAAGGGAAGCAAGCACCGGGGCATTTATAAGCAGGAGAGCATAGTCAGCATAAAGACTGGGCCTTGGATCAGGATTTTGATTTCCTCCTTTGCCAATTCCTACCAGTATAAGCAAGTTAAAGTGTCTTAGCGTTATAAGCAGGAGAGCATAGTGAGCATAAAGACTGGGCCTTGGATCAGGATCAGGATCAGGATTTTGATTTCCACCTCTGCCAATTCCTACCAGTATAATCAAGTTAAAGTGTCTCAGCGTATCTGAGCTTAAATAGAAATAACGTGCGCATAAATAGAAATAACGATTTTAAAGGATTATTtaggccgggtgtggtggcacatccctgtaattttagcagctcaggaggctgaggcatgtgGAACATAGGTgtgaggacagcctcagtaagttagaccctgtctcaaaataaaaaatgaaaaggacttggtatgtagcttagtgggcaagggcatccctgggttcaatccccagcaccaaaaaaaaaaaaaaaaaaaaaaaaaagaagaagaagaaaaaggattgCTTAGAAAGTGTAATTGATACTTGTGGTGAGAATCAGGGCCCAGTCCCATTTCGCCAGTATGAAGAGTGAACACCCCAGAAACTCCTAAGTGTAGAAAACTAGTTTTATTTAAAGGGTAGAACAAAAATAGACTTCTcggaagagaaggggccccagagctgggtgtcctgccccttttttAGCTGTTAGATTTCCTTCATTCTCATGCTCCCTTTTTCCCCTTATCGTGCCTGTGTGACTAGGGACCAAAAGGTAGAGTGATCCAAGGATGAGAATGAATCCTTCCAGGGatacaggcaggaagggagcagcccAGAAGGCATTCATTAACTACTGcttacagggaaaaaaattccctggtggcaggtaaccttggcaacaggttgagGGGTAGGAGGCTGTGTCCTGAGtgtattagtattttatttcctttcaaaccAGCCCCCATCTTCCCTATTTGACTCAATCATTTATTACCTTCGCTGACTGTCCTTTTGCACCCCCCCATAATGAGATATAAAATACATGTACCTTTTCATCAACTCCCTGGTAAATAATGAGTGTTTGATAACTGTTATGTATGTATTGTAGCAGAGAGACCTCCAAGTCTGATGCTAGACATCTATGACGGGTGAAATTTCCAGGCCCTGCAAATTTCTCTCTACAAGCAAGTTAAAATTTCCATCTTCCATTTGAGGGTGAACTGGATCCTATATAAAACAAAACCTCCTTGGTTTGCTTGCTTAAATATGTAGTCAGTGAAGCACAAGCCTACCTGGTTAAAATTACAAAGTATAGTGTGAATTTAGTTTTCTAGTCATTTGGCCCTTATGCTAATCCTTTGTCccatttttattccattcataCCTGTTCTCTATTCCCAATACCAGTTTTCTTTCCAGACAAATTAAGGAAGAAACAGGAGTACAGAAGCTTTTAGAAGTTGACACCATATTGATCAATATATACAATTTGAAGAAAGACCACTATATTTTATCAGTTCAGAACATCATTGCTTAAATATATTCCAATTTCATGATGCTAAAATGTGAAAGATCTTTCTTAAACATCATGCAGTCAGCAAAATATAGTATTTCTAACCATCTGCATCCTGGACAGCTGTATCACAAGTTAATGAGTTACTTCATTAGACATAGTGAACAACTGCTCAAAATTCTAACTTGGTTTTTAATCAGgcaactctttttttaatttatttttattgtaaacaaatggggtacatcttatttctctgtacatgaagtagaggcataccatttgtgtaatcatacatttacttagggtgtttgattcattgttattttttccttccccccccacccctcccacccctcttttccctctatacagcccctccttcctccattcttgcctccctcccacccccccattatgtatcatcatccacttatcagcgagtcattcgtcctttgtttttttgagattgttttacctcacttagcatgatattctccaatttcatccatttgcctgcaaatgccataattttattattctgtatggctgagtaatattccactatatatatatatatatatataccacagtttttttatccacttatcaattgaagggcgtctaggttggttaATCAGGCAGCTCTTAAGTGTGGGTCAGTAACCTGCAATTGCATCtcggaactttttaaaaatttgggatgTGGGAGTAGGGACCCAAAATCTATGTTTTAATAAGATCCCAGACTTCTTAaacacattaaagtttgaaaagcactcTTTTCAAACCATGCCCTTGGAACTTCTAGGACAGGCATTACCAAAGGGAGGTATTCAAGAAGGTTGGGAGGTTCTGCTCTGTGGTgaagctcttgcctggcatgagtgaggccctcagttcagtcctccaccccaccccccaaaaaacaatgcTTTACATATCAACCCCATCTTCTACCTCTGAATGAGcagttatttttcatagaaaaatctTGGGTCTTAGAGCCATATCTAATAGTCAttaatcatttcttccttttttttttttttttttcctctcatctccCAGGTGTGATCTACCATGCCTTCTCTCAGAAAGAGGCAAAAGAATACGATGTTCAGGTACAGTTTCTGGGAGGAGGTCCAGGAGCAACAGAGGTGATGGCAAATATGTCTCCGTTGTTTCTAAGCCTCTAGTACAGGTTTAACTGTACTTTCCCACGTCTTACTCCTCATCTTTCTGGTAGACATCTTTGACTCCATCAAGGTCTGTTGTACCACTGTTTCCATATGCCAACCTCCTTTCCTGTTGTGCCAGTCAGGTCTGATGAACTTGGACTCCTTGGTCTTTTGTCATCTCCCACTATATAGGGAATACTAGGCCATGCCCACCTGAAACCTACCCCAATGAGCACTATCATTTGACCTTGTCACTGTGCTCCTTTCACTCTTGAAGAAGGCATGCAAATCGCATTTCATAAGTGGGACTTATAGATTATATTTGGATGTCCAATGCGTTTGATTATTTATGCAAAAATTCCACTTGTAGCTCACTTGATTTCAAAATCTTGAAATCAAGATTTTGAAAAACTagtatacttttattttgtttctctatgAAAGAAAGAtcacttagatatttttaaaaatcaaaaaagtgtCTTCTcatctttagtaatgattataacGAATTAGTTTCTGGTTATCATCTAAAAGtacaaatttgaaataaatataattccttCCATACCTACTTTGAGCTACTTCAAAGATTATATGTATCCTCTCTTTTCATTCCCTCCTCTCCCATGGAGAGATCTTGATTACTATCGACCCATAAATTTCAGTCTTTCAATTAACCTCAGTCTGGTATTTACAATCTGGTTAGTGCAAGAAGAACCTAGCAAATAGGCAAACCAAAAGGCAGGTCTTCATTGAAAAGCATTGTCCAGGACTGTGGCAGATGAGAGGGCAGAGACACCCACTGACCAATAAGGAATAGATTGTTGGAACTCCAACTTGAGAGGCAGTGATGATTGGagttttttaaggaattataCACAATTATGACAGTTCTTTTGCCCACAAGTCCTCTAAGAGCAGGTGCTCGTTCACAGTAACTTGACACTATGTGCCACATTGGAGAAAGTGAGCAAGGAACCTGAGATGCACTGTTCACCTTTCTTCAAACAGTGCAGAAGCAGACCACGTAGACACTAGCCACACTATACACAGGACTGGAAGCCCAAGTAAAGAGGACTGTGATAGGGGCTCAGTATCAAAATTCCTACTTCCTGGGCACCCTGAAGTTCTTAGTTTTGCTGTATTCCCTAGTTTTAGGTTTCTCTCCCTGAAAACAGCTTGATTGTACTGAGTTCGCCTTCATATGATCATGACTGAATAAATATCATTGTCATACATTTCTCAAGCTTTGCTCCCTACTAAGCTTGAAAGAAGTCTTCTAACCATAAAGACTTTTTATCCTTAACAGAATAACCTCAGACAAGCAGGACAGGAAGTCAGTGTTTGACATGACTGTTACATGTGACAAACTCACAAGTTGGCATATGGATGTGACATCTTGATGACTGTGGGTAGCAAACACTTGGCAGATAGAAATTGTGTGAGCCTGAGTGGGTAGACAGATGGGTCAGTGAAAATAGTGACTTTCGGGAGTGATGGGTGAGAGTGTCTGGCAGTGTGGCAGCCTGGAACAGAGCACTGAGCACCACAGCACCCTGTCTCTCTGCAGCATCAGGAAGCCAGTCGGGCAGAGGCCTTTGTGAGGGCCTTCCTGAAGCGGAGCATGCCCCACATGAGCCAGCAAGCCTGTGAGGATCAACTGCAGCGCAAGGCTGTTGTTCTGGAGTACTTCACCCGCAGGAAgcgaaaggagaagaaaaagaaatcaaaaggccTCTCTGCCAGACAGAGGAGGGATCTTCGGCTCTTTGACATTAAACCCGAGCAACAGAGGTGAACCCTGCCTTTCCTTTGCCTCGTACCCTACTTAGTCTTAGAGTGTGCAGGGAGCACAGTGGCTGGCTAGGCAGCTTCTGCCCCACCCAAGTTCAGGGAGCTTCTCCATCTTCTCCACAAGGGGGCAGCCTTCCTTTACCAATTCATGCTGTGTTTGGGTTTTGCTTTCAATAGCAAAGCGTGGTGAGACTGAGGACTCTTCAGTGTTTGGCTTCTGTCCTACCCTTAACTAATAAGATCAGTGCCATAAGTGAGTCTGTTGCCTGTGGCAACAGGCTGTTGTCTTTCAGCTTTCTTAGAAAAGAGGAACTGATATTTCTTAATATATAGCTCTTTGTAGCTTTTAATATCACTCTACAGAATCACCCACTAGGATTTTATTGCCAAAGAAAGATTCTGCCTACACGTTTCAGAAGTTTCTGAAAGGAATGCATCACCATCTTGTGGGAGGACATTTTCCTCTGGCTGACACTCTGTCTCCTCTTGGCAACAATTCTGAGTTCGCATGTCTTGGGACTATATATAGACTTTTGCTTGGAGATCTATAGCCAAATAGCCTCCTACATTCCAGAAGACAATTGAAATATGTCATTTTGACCATGGTCTCTCAGAAAACCAGCAGCAGGCTGTGGGTGAAGGAGGCAGCTGCCACCTGCCCAGGGTTGCCTCACTGCTATCCTCACAGGTAGAACTCGTTTTGGACTTAGAGTTTGtggttcttgtttttctaacCCATGGCCTCATTCCTATAAATATATTCCCCAAGAAGCACCAAGACAAGTGATAAtagcccaggagggaggccttTGGGGACCTCTCAcctgctccctccctcttctcaccACTTGTTCCCTCACCTTCCAGACAGACCTGTTACCTTGTGGGAACACCAACATGACAACTGGCAACTCCTGTACACTGAGGGCTCACTAAATTCAAAATCATGTGTCACATAAGCTCTTAAAATCAGTTCCTTAAATAATACTGCAGTCATTTCTCATGAGAAGAAGTGCAGATGAATGGCACCCTAGGTTGGTAAGGCAGCCAGTCCCATGGCCATCATTGTTGTCTGTAGACGTTCCTTAGGGGCTGGGATGACGAGGCAAGTTCCAGCTGTCATTGCTGTTATCTAGCCAGCAGGAAGGATGATAGGGCAAAGAAGAGTCactccttccttttctcattaGAAACAACCTCAGAAAAGGTTCTACCATTGAGGAAACTGATGTTCAAAAGATAAAGGTATTTGATTTTAGTCTAATTGTCAACGGTGAAATTACTATTTATACTCACTTCCTAATGTTTCCATGTCATCGTTATTGGCATGAGGCCAAGCTCTGTTCTGTTTGAACATTTGAACCCCAAGCTGATGTTGCCTAACTCTTCACCTGTTTCTGGCTTTATCACAGATACAGTCTTTTTCTCCCTCTACATGAACTCTGGAAACAGTACATCCGGGACCTGTGCAATGGTCTCAAGCCAGACACGTGAGTTGGTTTTTGAAGATACCCACTGGAACAGATCCCAAGTGTTAGGATAATTGTAAATGCAGCCTTAGAAAGCAGCTGTCTGTGTTGCCTGGCTGCAGAAGTTTGTAGACCTGTTTGCTTTGTTCAGAACTCTTCATCATGGTATAAATTAAGGGCTTCTGTTTACTTTGTAGGCAGCCACAGATGATTCAAGCCAAGCTGTTAAAGGCAGATCTTCATGGTGCTATTATTTCAGGTAATTTGCTTAAGAGCACCTGGTCATCCAGATGTTCACACTATCACTCAATAGCAACATAGCACTTGTGTTGCCACATGGGTTCCTCAAGATTTCTCCAGATCATCAGCACTGAGGGTCAGAGACAGTTACAGCTATCTTGGCCTGTTCTGGTCTTGTTGAACACATTCTGCATACACTCTGAGGGCACTCGCTCATGGCCAGGAATCTTGAACACAGAGTCCCTTTCGGCCTGGCCCATAGTTTCCAAAGTCTGCTGTGACTGACAGATGGCTCCGAAAGTCTGTACCTTTTCCTTGAATGTGAGGCTTATTCATCCAGCTGTTTATTGGACAGAGCCACCTGATATCCAGTAGGCACCTCAAACTCTATGTATCCAAAACAAAACTCTTAGTCTCCTCTCACCTCAAGTCAGCCCCACCCTTGGTCTTCCCTGTCTCAGTTAATGAAACTAGTATTTACTTTGGCTCTTCAGAGCAAACACCTAGGAAATAtgcatgtttcttcttttctaattttctagtCCATCAGCACATCCTAGTAGCCAAATCTAaaccaccaccacctcccctgCATTACTTCAGACACACTTCCCCTTCACCCAGATCATACAGCCAGAGTGAAGGTTTTATAACAGAAATCGGATCATGAAGGGCTAcagatattgctcagtggtagagtgcccttagcatgctcaaggccctgggttccatccccagcacacacacaaagaaaaggaaaaaaaaaaaaataacccaaaacTCATGTCTCTTCCCTTCTTTAAACCTTTGAGAGGCTTTCCATCCTTTTTGAGTAAGAGTCTGCCTCCATACTATGGTCTAAAAGGCTCAACTTACTCCCTTGGCAATAGTCTAACCACACTGACCTCCTTTCTGCACTCATTTCTTTCTACTTGGTCTTGCCTCAGCGACCTTGCCTTTGCTCCTTCTCTCTGCCCAGAGTTACCCCATATATTCATACACTGAATGCTTATTATTATTTAGGCCCCTTTTCAGATGTCACTTCTCTTGAGGGTCTGCCATTACTAAAAGTGATCCCCTCTAACTTCTTTCTTTgtccttattttcttcatagcacttattactgagaaaacatattttcctgtgttttgcCACACATTGCCCCTCCACACACACTGTTGGAACGTTGAATGAGACAGGATCCATAATTATCTCACTAAGTGCTGTGCCCCCAGAACTACCTAGAACTGCACTGGGCACACCGTAGATGCTTAGCGAATGTCTGTACAGCGTCAAGTCAGTGGTCAGGACAGGTGAGGAGCCTGCTCCCTGTGGTGGTAGCTTACCTCACATTGCTGACTGCCAGGTGGCTCtacaacaggactcccattgcagtCAGAGTTCAGGAGATCTTGGGGAATGCACAGGAAGGTGTCCATTCAGATCATGCTAATGACAATTGGCTCCATCAGAGAAACCAGACACTAGGCATTGGTGGTGCTGAGCAACTATGACCTCTTGTCTCCAAAACCCTTCCTCAGACCCTGGTGACCACATGTTCTCCAAAGGGCATCTCATAAGAAGAACCCAGAAAATACAAAGCTCCAGGGCAAGGATTTGGGAAACTTGGGTTCTCACTTGGGTTGATCAGGGCCCCTCTGGGCCTTCCTTTATTCTGCTGTTGGATAAGAAAATGGAACCAGCGCCCCCAAATCCTTGAGGCCTGACTGATTGGCCTTTCCAACACCCGAGAGGCCTGAGACTTCAGCTGCCTTTCTCCTTTGCAGTGACAAAATCCAAATGCCCCTCGTATGTGGGTGTCACAGGAATCCTTCTACAGGAAACAAagcatgttttcaaaattattaccAAAGAAGATTGTCTGAAAGGTACGTAACCATGTCTGAGTGTATTACAGCTATGGTCTTCCCACCTGCTGTCCTATCTCTTTGAGGCTCCAAGAGTTCCATTTGGCCTATTGAGTCAGAACAGATTGCAGATACTTAGCAACTCTATATTCCCAGCCTGCAGAGCCCACCCCTGCCCTGTTGGCTCTCCCAGGAGGCATTTGTGAACCTGGCCAGCAGCCCTGACTGCTTGGTTCTGCCTCAGTTCTGTTTGGGACCCTCCTTCTTCCAAAAGTTGCTACCTCCCAAAGGAGTAAGCAGGTAAGAGGAAGGAAACTAAAGTAGTCCCTGTCCTTGGGGTTCTGAGGACCATGCTTTTTGTGTTGACACTTGGGATATACCATCATGGTCAACATTGCTCAAGCAGACGCATTGGTTCTTCTATTTCCAGAGACTTCCAGCAATCGGAGAATGCCCCCACCtccctgctttctctctctcattattCCAGCACAgactaccactaagctacaccccccagTTCCTGTTCTTATGTTTGTCTAACATTGTAAACCTCCAGAAAGTGGTGTGAAAGTTTGTCCACTGAGCATAAGGCCAAGAGCCTCTCTGAAGGTTATGTGGAAAAACCTGTTTTCTGCAGTTGTTCTGGGAGCTTCTGGTTCTGGGAATTTGGTTCATAGGCTTTGGCCCTGAGAATTAGGTGTTGAGTTATACTTAGAATGTGAGTCAATTGGCTTTCTGACAGAATAACCACAGGTAGTCATGTGCTGCTACCTGGGTAAGTTTCCCTGTTTCATACTAGCTTATTTTTGTAATGCATGTGTTTTGTGAATAACATTCTACATAAAAGTGAACTTACcactttttttctcatcctttttcttttccctaccCCCCCCCCAGTTATCCCCAAGGTAAACTGTGTGTTCACAATAGAAATTGATGACTTTATTTCCTACATTTATGGGAGCAAATTCCAGCTTCGGTCAAGTGAGCGGTCTGCCAAGAAGTTCAAAGCAAAGGGAACAATTGACCTGTGAATTCTTTGCCACCTTAGACAATTGTTTATGACACCTGGAAATTGGAACACCCTACAGATCCACCTGTCTGTGAAGAGATTCTAGTTATGGAATCTGATTTCTAGCCAGTGGAAATCAGAGTTAAGGACTTTGAGTAATATGGGAATATGCCCAGTGTACTGAGTGAAGGAGTCAGGGGACAGACGTCTAACTCTAAGTggccttaattttttttactccCATGGAGAGAAGAGAATGGCCGAGAATACACCAGGATCAGCCCTGGTTGACTTGAAGGGTGGAATTATTaggtcatttctttttcatatttttgtgttttctgaatGTTGTATGATGTTCATGTagtaataaaatatacatgtatgcataaacagactgcaaataaaaaaaaaaaacttcctgcCATTCAGCCAGGTTGAAAGGGAAGGGGAGCCACAAAGTTGTGCCAGGATCACGCCATCTACTGGTTCAGGAGACACTTGCCATCATGCCCTGCCTTTCACAGTGGTGCAGCACATCTTTGACATGTT contains:
- the Pop4 gene encoding ribonuclease P protein subunit p29 isoform X1; the protein is MSQDYLTTMGIVPPYIKGVIYHAFSQKEAKEYDVQHQEASRAEAFVRAFLKRSMPHMSQQACEDQLQRKAVVLEYFTRRKRKEKKKKSKGLSARQRRDLRLFDIKPEQQRYSLFLPLHELWKQYIRDLCNGLKPDTQPQMIQAKLLKADLHGAIISVTKSKCPSYVGVTGILLQETKHVFKIITKEDCLKVIPKVNCVFTIEIDDFISYIYGSKFQLRSSERSAKKFKAKGTIDL
- the Pop4 gene encoding ribonuclease P protein subunit p29 isoform X2 gives rise to the protein MKSVIYHAFSQKEAKEYDVQHQEASRAEAFVRAFLKRSMPHMSQQACEDQLQRKAVVLEYFTRRKRKEKKKKSKGLSARQRRDLRLFDIKPEQQRYSLFLPLHELWKQYIRDLCNGLKPDTQPQMIQAKLLKADLHGAIISVTKSKCPSYVGVTGILLQETKHVFKIITKEDCLKVIPKVNCVFTIEIDDFISYIYGSKFQLRSSERSAKKFKAKGTIDL